A region from the Coprothermobacter sp. genome encodes:
- a CDS encoding 30S ribosomal protein S9: protein MATTQIWGTGKRKTAIARVHLVAGTGKIVVNGKPVEVYFPVQTVSMKTMAAFTVMGGTPMFDAIVSVAGGGFNGQAEAVRHGIARALVEQNPENKPVLKKAKLLTRDARIKERKKYGLLGARKATQYRKR from the coding sequence GTGGCAACCACGCAGATTTGGGGAACGGGTAAGAGAAAGACTGCTATTGCGCGTGTTCACCTCGTTGCGGGAACCGGCAAGATTGTCGTAAATGGCAAGCCGGTCGAGGTCTACTTTCCAGTCCAGACGGTGTCCATGAAAACCATGGCTGCCTTCACCGTCATGGGGGGTACGCCTATGTTCGATGCGATTGTGAGCGTTGCCGGTGGTGGCTTCAATGGCCAGGCCGAAGCCGTTCGCCATGGAATTGCCCGCGCGCTGGTTGAGCAGAACCCGGAGAACAAGCCGGTTCTGAAGAAGGCCAAGCTTCTGACGCGCGATGCTCGTATCAAAGAGCGCAAGAAGTACGGTCTCCTGGGTGCCCGCAAGGCCACTCAGTACAGGAAACGTTAG
- a CDS encoding 50S ribosomal protein L13, giving the protein MKTTFFRPETVTRRWILIDATDQSVGRLAVVIANILRGKDRPEFTPNAMVGDNVIVINASKLAIDPKKGTQTMHYHHSFYPGGLKATNWNKMLETRSDFLLKRVVRGMLPKNTLGKELLSNLRVYQGPEHPHQAQKPVEFKAN; this is encoded by the coding sequence ATGAAGACAACGTTTTTTAGACCAGAGACGGTTACCCGTCGCTGGATTCTGATTGATGCTACGGACCAGAGCGTTGGGCGACTTGCCGTGGTCATTGCCAACATTCTTCGCGGCAAGGACAGACCAGAGTTCACGCCGAATGCGATGGTTGGCGACAATGTCATCGTCATCAACGCTTCGAAGCTGGCAATCGATCCCAAGAAGGGTACGCAGACCATGCACTATCATCACTCGTTCTACCCGGGTGGCCTGAAGGCCACGAATTGGAACAAGATGCTTGAGACGCGGTCAGACTTCCTGCTCAAGCGTGTGGTTCGCGGCATGCTGCCGAAGAACACACTTGGCAAGGAATTGCTCAGCAACCTGCGCGTCTATCAGGGGCCCGAGCATCCTCACCAGGCTCAGAAGCCTGTTGAGTTCAAGGCTAACTAG
- a CDS encoding transporter encodes MVALSRSFVLGQHYPGTSVVHRSGALVKLVSTIALMIGVFVATKTVQYVPIAVFLAVGIGVSRIPLRFFARGLKPILFLIVLTVVVQAFFTPGTPIWQFGFVRITREGLGLAGFILCRLVLLTLVSVLLTASTSPIELTDAVSDLLKPLSHIGLPSAEIALVMSIAMRFVPTILEETERIIRAQVSRGARIGEGSLVARMKSFIPILIPLFVSSFRRADDLAVAMEARGFRVGSPRTRYHARHFRSFDAFILLGTAVALSGVILWRLFL; translated from the coding sequence ATAGTGGCCCTCTCTCGCAGTTTTGTTCTTGGTCAGCACTACCCTGGAACTTCGGTCGTCCACCGGTCTGGCGCTCTGGTGAAGCTCGTTTCGACCATAGCTCTCATGATTGGGGTTTTTGTTGCGACGAAGACGGTGCAGTATGTTCCTATTGCCGTTTTCTTGGCCGTTGGCATCGGGGTTTCAAGAATACCCCTGCGCTTCTTTGCTCGTGGCCTCAAGCCCATCCTGTTTCTCATTGTACTCACCGTCGTGGTGCAGGCATTCTTCACTCCTGGCACGCCTATCTGGCAATTCGGGTTTGTTCGCATCACGCGCGAGGGATTGGGACTGGCCGGTTTCATTCTCTGCAGGTTGGTCCTGCTTACGCTGGTGAGCGTCCTGCTTACCGCGAGTACTTCTCCCATAGAGTTGACCGACGCTGTGTCAGATCTGCTGAAGCCGCTGAGCCATATTGGCCTGCCTTCCGCCGAAATTGCTCTTGTCATGAGCATCGCCATGCGCTTTGTGCCAACGATTCTCGAGGAAACCGAGCGCATCATCCGTGCTCAGGTTTCGCGGGGGGCCCGGATCGGGGAAGGCAGCCTCGTCGCGCGTATGAAGAGCTTCATTCCGATTCTCATCCCCTTGTTTGTTTCCTCCTTTCGCCGGGCAGACGACCTGGCCGTCGCGATGGAGGCAAGGGGCTTTCGCGTAGGGAGTCCCCGAACAAGATATCATGCACGTCACTTTCGGTCCTTCGATGCCTTCATTCTTCTTGGAACGGCAGTTGCTCTGTCCGGGGTCATCCTATGGCGTCTGTTCCTGTAA
- a CDS encoding energy-coupling factor transporter ATPase, producing the protein MSIELKNVDYIYDSGEPFEYFALRGISVHIDDGAFVGVVGRTGSGKSTLVEHLNGLLFSTRGDVIVDDERVSNERTVLAKIRRRVGIVFQYPEDQFFAETIFEEVAFGCRNYGFSKEQVDESVHKAMSTVGLDPDRFLPLSPFQLSGGEQRRVAIASVIAMGQKYIVLDEPTAGLDSGSKLAVLTELESLRQTGNVTVILVSHNMDEVAEFCKEVVVLDGGTVAFQGSTDAFFRDAELVDRTGLELPESYRLARALKECGSTLTVNEGSTGRMLDSLRLCVSDLGGA; encoded by the coding sequence ATGTCAATTGAGCTGAAGAACGTGGACTATATTTACGATAGTGGCGAGCCCTTCGAGTACTTCGCGCTCCGGGGGATCAGCGTGCACATCGACGATGGTGCCTTCGTGGGTGTCGTGGGAAGGACGGGTTCGGGCAAGTCGACGCTGGTCGAGCACCTGAACGGGCTCCTGTTTTCGACACGGGGGGATGTCATTGTCGACGATGAGAGAGTCTCCAACGAGAGGACAGTGCTTGCCAAGATACGCCGCAGAGTTGGCATCGTGTTCCAGTATCCCGAGGACCAGTTTTTTGCCGAGACCATCTTTGAGGAGGTAGCTTTTGGCTGCCGCAACTATGGATTCAGCAAAGAGCAGGTCGACGAAAGCGTTCACAAGGCGATGAGCACCGTCGGTCTTGATCCGGACCGTTTCCTGCCGCTGTCTCCCTTTCAGCTGAGCGGGGGAGAACAGCGTCGCGTGGCCATTGCCTCGGTCATCGCGATGGGTCAGAAGTACATCGTGCTCGATGAACCCACCGCGGGGCTCGACTCTGGCTCCAAGCTTGCCGTCCTGACCGAGCTGGAGTCACTGCGCCAGACCGGGAATGTCACCGTGATTCTCGTGTCCCACAACATGGACGAGGTTGCCGAGTTCTGCAAGGAGGTGGTGGTCCTTGACGGGGGAACAGTGGCGTTCCAGGGATCGACCGACGCATTCTTTCGTGACGCGGAACTGGTCGACAGAACGGGTCTGGAGCTTCCGGAGAGCTACCGCCTTGCACGTGCACTCAAGGAGTGCGGAAGCACCCTCACGGTGAACGAGGGCTCGACGGGCCGGATGCTGGATTCGTTGAGGCTGTGCGTCTCTGACCTGGGAGGAGCATAG
- a CDS encoding energy-coupling factor transporter ATPase (with CbiNQ forms the ABC transporter for cobalt import; Mycoplasmas have two adjacent copies of this gene) has translation MIRLDKVSYQIETSAGAVQVLRDIDLELPDGSISAIVGPNGSGKSTLARLVSGLLRPTSGSVRLLPDGDIQPVMDVRPGLDVGLVFQNPDNQLVATTVEDDIAFGLENLELPHAEMVRRVGDALYLLGLEQFRDYPPHRLSGGQKQKVAIAGVLAMKPSFLILDEATSLLDPTNRREVMQTVLRLNSELGIGIVIVTHLLDEVLVASRVGVLANGALAAWDSPRAIFSDPAVVELGGLVLPLSARASFLMQERWTDFPLCLTPEEFARATCQLS, from the coding sequence ATGATTCGCCTCGACAAGGTCTCGTATCAAATCGAGACCTCCGCGGGGGCTGTCCAGGTCCTTCGTGACATAGACCTGGAGTTGCCAGATGGCTCAATCTCCGCGATTGTCGGCCCCAACGGGTCCGGCAAGAGTACGCTAGCCCGCCTTGTCAGCGGGCTTTTGCGTCCGACGTCCGGCAGTGTGCGTCTGCTGCCGGACGGTGACATCCAACCAGTCATGGATGTTCGTCCAGGACTTGACGTCGGCCTGGTGTTCCAGAATCCGGACAACCAGTTGGTGGCGACGACTGTAGAAGACGATATCGCTTTTGGGCTCGAGAACCTCGAGCTTCCCCATGCCGAAATGGTACGGCGCGTTGGAGATGCATTGTATCTTCTTGGCCTGGAACAGTTCCGCGACTATCCCCCTCATCGTCTTTCCGGTGGGCAGAAGCAGAAAGTGGCTATTGCTGGAGTGCTTGCTATGAAGCCTTCATTCCTCATTCTGGACGAGGCAACGTCTCTCCTGGATCCGACCAATCGCCGCGAGGTGATGCAGACGGTACTCCGCCTCAACAGCGAGTTGGGAATCGGCATCGTCATCGTCACTCATCTTCTGGACGAAGTGCTTGTTGCGTCACGCGTAGGCGTACTGGCGAATGGAGCGCTGGCGGCTTGGGACTCGCCGCGTGCGATCTTCTCGGATCCAGCGGTCGTAGAGCTGGGAGGCCTGGTGCTACCACTGAGCGCTCGAGCTTCGTTCCTCATGCAAGAGCGCTGGACGGACTTCCCGTTGTGTCTGACCCCTGAGGAATTCGCGAGAGCGACATGTCAATTGAGCTGA
- a CDS encoding 50S ribosomal protein L17 has protein sequence MRHGRKLKKLGVYSGLRSMMLRNISTSLIEKGRIETTVTRAKSVKRVVEKLITTAKVDDLTTRRKLHAYLLTPEAVDEAFKLTKDRYITRPGGYLRIIKAGYRKGDAANMAVLEFVEK, from the coding sequence ATGAGACATGGAAGAAAACTGAAGAAGCTTGGCGTATACAGCGGCCTGCGGAGCATGATGCTGCGGAATATCTCGACCTCATTGATCGAGAAAGGTCGCATTGAGACAACAGTTACTCGTGCAAAGTCAGTGAAGCGTGTGGTGGAGAAACTCATCACGACTGCAAAGGTCGACGACCTGACGACGCGGCGCAAGCTGCACGCCTACCTTTTGACGCCAGAAGCGGTCGACGAAGCCTTCAAGCTGACGAAGGATCGCTACATCACCCGCCCGGGTGGCTATCTGCGTATCATCAAGGCCGGATATCGGAAGGGTGATGCAGCGAACATGGCGGTCCTGGAGTTTGTAGAGAAGTAG
- a CDS encoding 30S ribosomal protein S4, protein MSRYIDASCRKCRALNTKLFLKGSRCSSGKCAIERGKMGPGQHGIDQKFRKDSDYELHLKEKQRLRLAYGLAERQFRSYFALANSQKAIPTGGKLLELLERRLDNVVFRMGIQPGRKSARQMVCHGNVFVNGHRVDIPSYQVRMGDVVTLTDTGKSMIGVQESVASKPATPQWLSFSPDKFEGTVLTIPTAEQIGIPINTRLVIEYYSK, encoded by the coding sequence ATGTCCAGATATATTGATGCATCGTGCCGGAAGTGCCGCGCACTGAATACGAAACTGTTCCTTAAGGGCTCTCGCTGCTCCAGCGGCAAGTGCGCGATCGAGCGCGGCAAGATGGGGCCGGGTCAGCACGGAATCGACCAGAAGTTCCGCAAGGACAGCGACTACGAGCTTCACCTCAAGGAGAAGCAACGTCTTCGCCTTGCCTATGGTCTGGCAGAGCGCCAATTCAGGAGCTACTTCGCTCTTGCGAACTCCCAGAAGGCGATTCCCACAGGCGGCAAGTTGCTGGAGCTTCTGGAGCGGCGTCTCGACAACGTTGTGTTCCGGATGGGAATCCAGCCGGGTCGCAAGTCCGCTCGCCAGATGGTATGCCACGGCAACGTGTTCGTCAATGGACACCGCGTCGACATTCCCTCGTACCAGGTCAGAATGGGAGATGTTGTGACGCTGACTGATACCGGAAAGTCCATGATCGGCGTACAGGAGTCCGTGGCCAGCAAGCCGGCCACTCCGCAGTGGCTTTCGTTCAGCCCAGACAAGTTCGAGGGCACTGTGCTCACGATTCCGACGGCTGAGCAGATTGGCATTCCCATTAATACCCGTCTTGTCATCGAGTACTACTCGAAGTAG
- a CDS encoding 30S ribosomal protein S11, which produces MADIKKKVVKRKKEKRVVGEGKAYVFSSFNNTLVTITDAQGDTVCWGSSGSAGFKGSKKGTPFAAQVAAQKAAEKAIAMGMSRVSVFVKGAGSGREIAVRALQSAGLNVSSIKDVTPIPHNGCRPRKIRRV; this is translated from the coding sequence ATGGCAGACATCAAGAAGAAAGTGGTCAAGCGCAAGAAAGAGAAACGGGTCGTTGGCGAAGGGAAAGCATATGTTTTCTCGTCGTTCAACAACACCCTTGTAACGATCACCGATGCCCAGGGCGACACTGTATGCTGGGGCTCGTCCGGAAGCGCCGGTTTCAAGGGTTCCAAGAAGGGGACCCCATTTGCTGCTCAGGTTGCCGCACAGAAAGCAGCCGAGAAGGCTATCGCGATGGGAATGTCCAGAGTAAGCGTGTTCGTGAAGGGCGCTGGTTCGGGTCGTGAGATCGCTGTCCGTGCTCTGCAGTCTGCTGGCCTCAACGTTTCGTCCATCAAGGACGTTACGCCCATCCCGCACAATGGGTGCAGGCCGCGCAAGATCAGAAGGGTATAG
- a CDS encoding 30S ribosomal protein S13, with protein sequence MARISGIDLAAGKKVGIALTYIYGIGKSNYKMICSVAGVSEDKKVKDLTESEILAIQKAINDNLVVEGDLRREVSTNIRRLMEINCYRGVRHKRGLPVRGQRTRTNARTRKGPKKTVGSKASKV encoded by the coding sequence GTGGCTCGTATTAGTGGTATCGATCTTGCTGCCGGGAAAAAGGTAGGCATTGCCCTGACCTACATCTACGGCATCGGCAAGTCAAACTATAAGATGATCTGCAGTGTTGCAGGAGTGTCTGAGGACAAGAAGGTCAAGGACCTGACGGAGAGCGAGATTCTCGCAATCCAGAAGGCCATCAATGATAATCTCGTCGTTGAGGGCGATCTTCGCCGAGAAGTCTCGACCAACATCCGCAGGCTCATGGAGATCAACTGCTACCGTGGTGTCCGTCATAAGAGAGGACTACCCGTTCGCGGTCAACGCACCAGGACGAATGCTCGCACGCGCAAGGGACCGAAGAAGACCGTCGGTTCCAAGGCATCCAAGGTATAG
- a CDS encoding 50S ribosomal protein L36, translating into MKVRPSVKKICAKCKVVKRNGTLMVICENPKHKQRQGK; encoded by the coding sequence ATGAAAGTGAGACCGTCTGTAAAGAAGATCTGTGCTAAGTGCAAGGTTGTGAAGCGCAACGGTACGCTCATGGTGATCTGCGAGAACCCGAAGCACAAGCAGCGCCAGGGTAAGTAA
- a CDS encoding translation initiation factor IF-1: protein MNKKEVIETEGVIVETLPGTMFRVKLGNGKIVLAHISGKMRLNFIKILPGDKVRLEITPYDLSKARITYRL from the coding sequence TCATAGAGACAGAAGGCGTCATAGTGGAAACGCTCCCGGGAACGATGTTCCGCGTAAAACTGGGCAACGGCAAGATTGTGCTGGCTCATATCAGCGGAAAGATGAGGCTCAACTTCATCAAGATCCTGCCGGGAGACAAGGTAAGGCTTGAGATAACACCCTATGACCTTTCAAAAGCACGTATCACCTACCGGCTGTAG